One Triticum dicoccoides isolate Atlit2015 ecotype Zavitan chromosome 5B, WEW_v2.0, whole genome shotgun sequence genomic window carries:
- the LOC119310975 gene encoding uncharacterized protein LOC119310975 isoform X1, producing MMLNLSIYPNKVKVLKSYMEVVISSPLWLSLVFPGSEHLHDGTQQSRSQGDKSRDGLISISHVKMIGKSTGVILLHGIRHQVKQRGFYGCSRDQCLEEIDRTDEVSIYEIKPVTIHLIPWVHMMRRIFAYQGKHHIRGHFSQFHRGRKLLCLHHVRRVLLDVDFIYFICKALLQGPQLPPFLSKTYDLEGEPQLDGVISWGPSLCGILPPSTGTCSRTTSSTRTSPASSASSTPTGIVVCNANLAFPERTGLSSSLK from the exons ATGATGTTAAACCTGAGCATTTATCCAAACAAGGTTAAGGTCCTGAAAAG TTACATGGAAGTGGTTATTTCCAGTCCTTTGTGGTTATCATTGGTGTTTCCTGGTTCAGAGCACCTCCATGACGGCACCCAACAGTCTCGGAGCCAAG GTGATAAGAGCAGGGATGGACTCATTAGCATCAGCCATGTGAAGATGATTGGAAAGTCTACTGGAGTAATCCTTCTTCATGGTATACG GCATCAAGTCAAGCAAAGGGGATTTTATGGTTGCAGCCGAGACCAGTGCTTAGAAGAAATTGACAGGACAGATGAAGTATCCATATACGAGATAAAACCAGTGACAATCCATCTAATACCATGGGTCCACATGATGAGAAGGATATTTGCATACCAGGGAAAGCATCACATAAGAGGTCATTTTTCTCAGTTTCATAG GGGACGAAAGTTACTCTGTCTGCACCATGTCAGGAGGGTGCTTTTGGATGTCGACTTCATTTATTTCATATGTAAG GCACTGTTGCAGGGGCCACAGCTGCCACCATTCCTGTCCAAGACGTACGATCTCGAAGGCGAGCCGCAGCTGGACGGGGTCATCTCCTGGGGTCCTTCGTTGTGTGGAATTCTTCCACCTTCGACCGGGACGTGCTCCCGCACAACTTCAAGCACAAGAACTTCTCCAGCTTCGTCAGCCAGCTCAACACCTAC CGGAATCGTGGTCTGTAATGCCAATTTGGCCTTTCCCGAAAGAACTGGTTTATCTTCATCACTGAAATAA
- the LOC119310975 gene encoding uncharacterized protein LOC119310975 isoform X3, whose amino-acid sequence MMLNLSIYPNKVKVLKSYMEVVISSPLWLSLVFPGSEHLHDGTQQSRSQGDKSRDGLISISHVKMIGKSTGVILLHGIRHQVKQRGFYGCSRDQCLEEIDRTDEVSIYEIKPVTIHLIPWVHMMRRIFAYQGKHHIRGDESYSVCTMSGGCFWMSTSFISYVRHCCRGHSCHHSCPRRTISKASRSWTGSSPGVLRCVEFFHLRPGRAPAQLQAQELLQLRQPAQHLRE is encoded by the exons ATGATGTTAAACCTGAGCATTTATCCAAACAAGGTTAAGGTCCTGAAAAG TTACATGGAAGTGGTTATTTCCAGTCCTTTGTGGTTATCATTGGTGTTTCCTGGTTCAGAGCACCTCCATGACGGCACCCAACAGTCTCGGAGCCAAG GTGATAAGAGCAGGGATGGACTCATTAGCATCAGCCATGTGAAGATGATTGGAAAGTCTACTGGAGTAATCCTTCTTCATGGTATACG GCATCAAGTCAAGCAAAGGGGATTTTATGGTTGCAGCCGAGACCAGTGCTTAGAAGAAATTGACAGGACAGATGAAGTATCCATATACGAGATAAAACCAGTGACAATCCATCTAATACCATGGGTCCACATGATGAGAAGGATATTTGCATACCAGGGAAAGCATCACATAAGAG GGGACGAAAGTTACTCTGTCTGCACCATGTCAGGAGGGTGCTTTTGGATGTCGACTTCATTTATTTCATATGTAAG GCACTGTTGCAGGGGCCACAGCTGCCACCATTCCTGTCCAAGACGTACGATCTCGAAGGCGAGCCGCAGCTGGACGGGGTCATCTCCTGGGGTCCTTCGTTGTGTGGAATTCTTCCACCTTCGACCGGGACGTGCTCCCGCACAACTTCAAGCACAAGAACTTCTCCAGCTTCGTCAGCCAGCTCAACACCTAC GTGAATGA
- the LOC119310975 gene encoding uncharacterized protein LOC119310975 isoform X2, with translation MMLNLSIYPNKVKVLKSYMEVVISSPLWLSLVFPGSEHLHDGTQQSRSQGDKSRDGLISISHVKMIGKSTGVILLHGIRHQVKQRGFYGCSRDQCLEEIDRTDEVSIYEIKPVTIHLIPWVHMMRRIFAYQGKHHIRGHFSQFHRGRKLLCLHHVRRVLLDVDFIYFICKALLQGPQLPPFLSKTYDLEGEPQLDGVISWGPSLCGILPPSTGTCSRTTSSTRTSPASSASSTPT, from the exons ATGATGTTAAACCTGAGCATTTATCCAAACAAGGTTAAGGTCCTGAAAAG TTACATGGAAGTGGTTATTTCCAGTCCTTTGTGGTTATCATTGGTGTTTCCTGGTTCAGAGCACCTCCATGACGGCACCCAACAGTCTCGGAGCCAAG GTGATAAGAGCAGGGATGGACTCATTAGCATCAGCCATGTGAAGATGATTGGAAAGTCTACTGGAGTAATCCTTCTTCATGGTATACG GCATCAAGTCAAGCAAAGGGGATTTTATGGTTGCAGCCGAGACCAGTGCTTAGAAGAAATTGACAGGACAGATGAAGTATCCATATACGAGATAAAACCAGTGACAATCCATCTAATACCATGGGTCCACATGATGAGAAGGATATTTGCATACCAGGGAAAGCATCACATAAGAGGTCATTTTTCTCAGTTTCATAG GGGACGAAAGTTACTCTGTCTGCACCATGTCAGGAGGGTGCTTTTGGATGTCGACTTCATTTATTTCATATGTAAG GCACTGTTGCAGGGGCCACAGCTGCCACCATTCCTGTCCAAGACGTACGATCTCGAAGGCGAGCCGCAGCTGGACGGGGTCATCTCCTGGGGTCCTTCGTTGTGTGGAATTCTTCCACCTTCGACCGGGACGTGCTCCCGCACAACTTCAAGCACAAGAACTTCTCCAGCTTCGTCAGCCAGCTCAACACCTAC GTGA